One Primulina huaijiensis isolate GDHJ02 chromosome 8, ASM1229523v2, whole genome shotgun sequence genomic region harbors:
- the LOC140982627 gene encoding uncharacterized protein isoform X1, whose translation MRKLRDAGTSENTTLLIAADTVETVKPKLLVGEYKEDARSTLLITCDQVVVYKGVIREKPSSKEEARQFLNDYSGGHAATVSSVLVTNLSSGFRKGDWDKVEIYFHDIPESAIDKLIEEGNVLNVAGGLIIEHPLILTYVKEVVGETDSVMGLPKALTRRLIDEVL comes from the exons ATGAGAAAACTTCGGGATGCTGGAACCTCAGAGAATACTACACTTCTCATAGCAGCTGATACT GTAGAAACTGTCAAACCAAAGCTTCTTGTTGGGGAATACAAAGAGGATGCGAGGTCAACGCTGCTAATTACTTGTGATCAA GTGGTGGTGTATAAAGGTGTGATCAGGGAAAAACCTTCCAGCAAAGAAGAAGCACGTCAATTCCTTAATG ATTATTCTGGTGGACATGCAGCAACTGTGAGTTCTGTTCTTGTTACAAACCTTAGCAGTGGATTTAGAAAAGGAGATTGGGACAAAGTGGAG atttattttcatgatataccAGAATCGGCAATAGATAAACTG ATTGAAGAAGGAAATGTGCTCAATGTAGCTGGAGGGCTTATTATTGAACATCCTCTCATATTAACATATGTGAAAGAAGTG GTTGGTGAAACTGATAGTGTAATGGGACTCCCGAAAGCGCTTACGCGAAGACTAATTGACGAGGTTCTGTAG
- the LOC140983541 gene encoding sugar transporter ERD6-like 6, protein MSFREDGEDGRGDLRKPFLHTGSWYRMGSRQSSLMGSAQVIRDNSVSVLACVLIVALGPIQFGFTCGYSSPTQTSITKDLDLTVSQFSLFGSLSNVGAMVGAIASGQIAEYIGRKGSLMIAAVPNIIGWLAISFARDISFLYMGRLLEGFGVGVISYTVPVYIAEIAPQNLRGALGSVNQLSVTIGILLSYLLGLLVDWRLLAVLGILPCLILIPGLFFIPESPRWLAKMGMTDDFEASLQVLRGFDTDITLEVNEIKRSVASTSRRTTLHFAELRSRRYWLPLMIGIGLLVLQQLSGINGVIFYSSNIFESAGITSSNAATVGVGIIQVIATAVSTWLMDRTGRRVLLIVSSSGMVLSLLIVSVSFFLKGMVAEDSSLYGILGILSVVGVLLMIVSFSLGMGPIPWLIMSEILPVKVKSLAGSVATLANWLFSWIITMTAPIFLAWSGGGSFAIYMTMCVFSLAFVTVWVPETKGKTLEEIQFSFR, encoded by the exons ATGAGTTTCAGGGAGGATGGTGAAGATGGAAGAGGGGATCTGAGGAAGCCATTTCTTCATACTGGGAGTTGGTATCGTATGGGTTCGAGGCAGTCTAGCTTGATGGGCTCTGCTCAAGTTATCCGGGATAACTCTGTCTCAGTCTTGGCTTGTGTCTTGATTGTGGCTTTGGGTCCTATACAGTTTGGTTTCACT TGTGGTTACTCTTCGCCAACACAGACTTCCATTACCAAAGATCTCGACCTCACAGTCTCACAA TTCTCCTTATTTGGTTCTTTATCAAATGTGGGAGCTATGGTTGGAGCAATTGCCAGTGGTCAGATTGCCGAGTACATAGGGAGAAAGGGG TCTTTAATGATCGCCGCTGTACCTAATATAATCGGCTGGCTTGCTATATCATTTGCAAGA GACATTTCATTTCTCTACATGGGAAGATTGTTGGAAGGTTTTGGTGTGGGTGTTATCTCTTACACG GTGCCTGTGTATATAGCTGAGATAGCACCTCAGAATTTAAGAGGGGCACTTGGCTCGGTGAACCAG CTCTCTGTGACGATTGGAATCTTGTTGTCGTATCTATTAGGACTACTTGTTGATTGGAGATTGCTTGCGGTTCTGG GAATATTACCTTGTCTGATATTGATACCTGGCCTATTTTTCATCCCTGAATCTCCTCGGTGGTTG GCTAAAATGGGCATGACTGATGATTTTGAAGCCTCTTTGCAAGTTCTTCGAGGTTTTGACACCGATATTACTCTTGAAGTAAACGAAATCAAG AGGTCTGTAGCTTCAACGAGTAGAAGAACGACACTCCACTTTGCAGAACTCAGATCAAGAAGATATTGGTTACCTCTGATG ATAGGAATTGGGTTACTCGTCCTCCAGCAGCTATCTGGAATCAATGGCGTCATCTTCTATTCTTCTAATATATTCGAATCCGCTG GAATCACATCCAGCAATGCTGCGACCGTTGGTGTGGGAATTATTCAG GTGATTGCAACTGCCGTTTCTACATGGTTGATGGACAGAACTGGCCGTAGGGTTCTTCTAATC GTATCATCTTCTGGAATGGTTCTTAGTCTCCTAATTGTTTCTGTTTCATTTTTTCTTAAG GGCATGGTAGCAGAGGATTCTTCATTGTATGGCATACTGGGAATCCTATCCGTAGTTGGGGTGCTG TTGATGATTGTGTCTTTTTCACTTGGGATGGGGCCAATTCCATGGCTTATTATGTCTGAG ATTCTCCCTGTTAAAGTGAAAAGTTTGGCTGGGAGTGTGGCAACTTTGGCCAACTGGCTCTTCTCTTGGATCATTACTATGACTGCACCGATATTTCTGGCTTGGAGCGGCGGAG GAAGTTTCGCTATATACATGACCATGTGTGTTTTCAGTTTGGCATTTGTAACAGTTTGGGTTCCTGAGACCAAGGGAAAAACCTTAGAGGAAATCCAGTTCTCTTTTAGATGA
- the LOC140982627 gene encoding uncharacterized protein isoform X2, with product MRKLRDAGTSENTTLLIAADTVETVKPKLLVGEYKEDARSTLLITCDQVVVYKGVIREKPSSKEEARQFLNDYSGGHAATVSSVLVTNLSSGFRKGDWDKVEIYFHDIPESAIDKLIEEGNVLNVAGGLIIEHPLILTYVKEVVGETDSVMGLPKALTRRLIDEVL from the exons ATGAGAAAACTTCGGGATGCTGGAACCTCAGAGAATACTACACTTCTCATAGCAGCTGATACT GTAGAAACTGTCAAACCAAAGCTTCTTGTTGGGGAATACAAAGAGGATGCGAGGTCAACACTGCTAATTACTTGTGATCAA GTGGTGGTGTATAAAGGTGTGATCAGGGAAAAACCTTCCAGCAAAGAAGAAGCACGTCAATTCCTTAATG ATTATTCTGGTGGACATGCAGCAACTGTGAGTTCTGTTCTTGTTACAAACCTTAGCAGTGGATTTAGAAAAGGAGATTGGGACAAAGTGGAG atttattttcatgatataccAGAATCGGCAATAGATAAACTG ATTGAAGAAGGAAATGTGCTCAATGTAGCTGGAGGGCTTATTATTGAACATCCTCTCATATTAACATATGTGAAAGAAGTG GTTGGTGAAACTGATAGTGTAATGGGACTCCCGAAAGCGCTTACGCGAAGACTAATTGACGAGGTTCTGTAG
- the LOC140983013 gene encoding zinc-finger homeodomain protein 4-like: MAAFTGEDKGMRMQSSSLGYNNSLENSNTQQEKARIPEPNSGGSKPKPTNPIFSYRECLKNHAASIGGNVTDGCGEFMPGGEEGTLEALKCAACSCHRNFHRKEHHGDPAAAGAAMVHHPLHLPPPLPSPSMSHHRVGVGGSGAHWGSMVQPMKMAFGSSGGGAGSAGTDSSSEELNFNSLQVAPPPPQFSSKKRFRTKFTTEQKEKMMAFADKLGWRIPREDSELQRFCAEVGVKRQVFKVWMHNNKSNSSKKNPQEFS, encoded by the coding sequence ATGGCGGCGTTTACTGGTGAAGACAAGGGAATGAGGATGCAAAGCTCCTCCCTAGGATACAATAACTCTCTTGAAAACTCCAATACTCAGCAAGAGAAAGCGAGAATCCCCGAACCCAATTCCGGTGGCTCCAAACCCAAGCCGACAAACCCTATATTTAGCTACCGGGAATGCCTCAAGAACCACGCAGCTAGTATCGGTGGGAACGTCACCGACGGCTGTGGGGAGTTCATGCCCGGCGGAGAGGAAGGGACCCTCGAAGCGCTCAAGTGCGCCGCCTGCAGCTGCCACCGGAATTTCCACCGCAAAGAGCATCACGGAGACCCAGCGGCCGCCGGTGCTGCGATGGTGCACCACCCCCTCCATCTCCCTCCGCCTCTTCCTTCCCCTTCGATGAGCCATCATCGTGTCGGCGTCGGCGGATCCGGTGCTCACTGGGGTTCCATGGTTCAGCCCATGAAAATGGCATTCGGCAGCTCTGGCGGAGGTGCAGGAAGCGCCGGCACTGATTCTTCCAGCGAGGAGCTGAACTTCAACTCCTTGCAAGTGGCGCCACCGCCGCCGCAGTTTTCCAGCAAGAAGCGGTTCCGGACGAAATTCACGACGGAGCAGAAGGAGAAGATGATGGCATTCGCGGATAAACTGGGGTGGCGGATTCCCAGAGAAGATAGTGAATTGCAGAGGTTTTGTGCTGAAGTTGGGGTAAAGAGACAGGTTTTTAAGGTTTGGATGCATAACAACAAGAGCAATTCTTCCAAGAAAAATCCCCAAGAATTCTCATAA
- the LOC140983014 gene encoding protein RADIALIS-like 3 produces the protein MSSSSSQSSRFMTWTPKQNKQFEEALAKHDRDTPDRWHNIAKAVGGKSAEEVKRHYEALVKDIMHIENDQVPIPNYGAIPSNHRGYGNEYRYFNSKQLFFFHTHMHFKFSRNQDLMLGILFCIEL, from the coding sequence ATGTCGTCGAGTTCTAGTCAATCGTCGCGTTTCATGACATGGACGCCCAAGCAGAACAAGCAGTTCGAAGAGGCTCTGGCGAAACACGACAGGGATACGCCTGATCGTTGGCATAACATAGCCAAGGCAGTTGGTGGGAAATCAGCGGAGGAAGTGAAGAGACATTATGAAGCTCTAGTTAAAGACATTATGCACATAGAAAACGATCAAGTCCCTATACCTAATTATGGAGCTATCCCAAGCAATCACAGAGGATATGGCAACGAATATAGGTATTTCAATTCAAAACAACTCTTCTTCTTTCACACACACAtgcatttcaaattttcaagaaatcaaGATTTGATGCTGGGAATTCTCTTCTGTATCGAATTATGA
- the LOC140982197 gene encoding uncharacterized protein At1g01500-like, which produces MGNCYYEPNSNGKMSDTVLHTPTHPLHIRVFYVRISKFIVDGTTPECLTLNLIPLSQDTILKVNGAGCSIEWEGSSCILRRDRVDKKSEEVTFVSTDSITLTDRVKFEVLDKDNLLITGVLDLWSSNGSNNWSMNCESVISSGGAILTERQYKDSGYTTPALEVYVAGCFSGSPIILTKTLQLNRERHGKFGVLNTIPQISDCRNYKPVSEEDFYNLCWSPMENKEAEDWELSWFNAGVRVGVGLGLSICLGVGVSIGLLVRTYQTTTRTLKRGFF; this is translated from the exons ATGGGAAATTGTTACTATGAACCGAATAGCAATGGTAAAATGAGTGACACAGTCCTACATACTCCCACTCATCCTTTGCACATAAGAGTGTTTTACGTCAGAATCAGCAAGTTTATTGTTGATGGCACGACCCCAGAATGTCTCACACTCAACCTGATCCCTCTAAGTCAAGACACAATTCTTAAGGTAAATGGAGCAGGTTGTTCCATAGAATGGGAGGGAAGCTCTTGCATTCTTCGACGGGATCGAGTGGACAAGAAATCTGAGGAGGTCACGTTTGTGAGCACAGACAGTATTACGTTAACTGATAGAGTGAAATTTGAAGTACTCGATAAAGATAACCTTTTGATCACGGGTGTTTTAGATTTATGGAGTTCAAATGGCTCCAATAATTGGAGCATGAATTGTGAATCGGTAATCAGCTCCGGTGGCGCAATATTGACGGAGAGGCAGTATAAGGATTCCGGATACACTACACCTGCGCTTGAAGTTTATGTGGCTGGTTGTTTTTCGGGATCTCCCATTATATTGACCAAAACCTTGCAACTTAACCGCGAAAGACATGGAAAATTTGGTGTGTTAAATACCATTCCGCAG ATTTCAGATTGCAGAAATTACAAACCAGTTAGTGAAGAAGACTTTTACAACTTGTGCTGGAGTCCAATGGAAAATAAAGAGGCCGAAGATTGGGAGCTTTCTTGGTTTAACGCTGGGGTTCGTGTGGGAGTTGGATTAGGCCTCAGCATTTGCCTTGGTGTTGGAGTCAGTATCGGGTTGTTGGTTCGGACCTACCAAACCACCACCCGAACCCTTAAAAGAGGATTTTTTTAG
- the LOC140982628 gene encoding protein RADIALIS-like 3 encodes MLYIQQLKLSYFIEHNITVIHRITIHSIYTKMGSNSTWTSKQNKLFEDALASFDKNSPERWQHLARAVGGKTVEEVKTHYQKLVEDIDHIETGKVPVPNYKSFAENGNYSYKMMNDQEQRLKHLKLR; translated from the exons ATGCTATATATACAGCAGCTTAAGCTGTCATACTTCATTGAACATAACATTACAGTTATTCATAGGATAACCATTCACTCTATATATACAAAGATGGGGTCGAATTCGACATGGACATCCAAGCAAAACAAACTGTTCGAGGATGCATTAGCAAGCTTTGACAAGAACTCACCGGAGCGGTGGCAGCATCTGGCTAGAGCAGTGGGTGGGAAGACTGTGGAAGAGGTGAAAACCCATTATCAGAAGCTGGTTGAAGATATAGATCACATTGAGACTGGAAAAGTGCCGGTCCCTAATTACAAATCTTTTGCTGAAAATGGAAATTATTCGTACAAAATGATGAATGATCAGGAGCAAAG GTTGAAACATCTAAAGCTCCGATGA
- the LOC140983540 gene encoding 3-ketoacyl-CoA synthase 4, translating to MDEGAGGGQPQEAAVGVQIQHSRSLPDFLQSVNLKYVKLGYHYLISHLLTLCLVPVMILVIIEASQMNPNDVRHLWLHLQYNLVSVIICSAFLVFGATVYIMTRPRPVYLVDYFCYRGPDSLKAPSQSFMEHSRLVGDFDESSIEFQRKILERSGLGDETYVPEAMHFLPPRPSMQAAREEAEQVMFGALDSLFANTNVTTKDIGILVVNCSLFNPTPSLSAMIVNKYKLRGNIRSFNLGGMGCSAGVIAIDLAKDMLQVHGNTYAVVVSTENITQNWYSGNKKSMLIPNCLFRVGGSAVLLSNMSKDKRGAKYKLVHVVRTHKGSDDKAFRCVYQEQDDSGKTGVSLSKDLMAIAGGALKTNITTLGPLVLPVSEQLLFFVKLILKKFLNKNVKPYIPDFKLAFDHFCIHAGGRAVIDELEKNLQLLPVHVEASRMTLHRFGNTSSSSVWYELAYIEAKGRIRRGHRVWQIAFGSGFKCNSAVWEAIQNVKPSKNGPWADCISRYPVKVVS from the coding sequence ATGGACGAAGGAGCAGGCGGCGGTCAACCCCAAGAAGCCGCCGTCGGCGTGCAGATACAACATAGCCGAAGCCTACCGGACTTTCTTCAGAGCGTCAACTTGAAGTACGTTAAACTCGGTTACCATTACTTGATCTCTCATCTGTTGACTCTTTGCTTGGTGCCTGTAATGATTTTAGTCATCATCGAAGCTTCGCAAATGAACCCCAATGATGTCCGTCATTTATGGCTTCATCTTCAGTACAATCTGGTTTCCGTTATAATTTGCTCCGCGTTTCTCGTGTTCGGGGCAACTGTGTACATCATGACCAGACCCAGACCCGTTTACTTGGTGGACTACTTCTGCTACCGTGGCCCGGATAGTTTGAAGGCACCTTCCCAGAGCTTCATGGAGCATTCGCGCTTAGTGGGGGATTTCGATGAATCCTCGATTGAATTTCAGAGGAAGATTCTGGAAAGGTCGGGGCTGGGCGATGAGACTTATGTTCCCGAGGCGATGCATTTTCTCCCACCGCGGCCGTCAATGCAGGCGGCGAGGGAGGAGGCGGAGCAGGTAATGTTTGGTGCGCTGGATAGTTTGTTTGCGAATACGAATGTAACAACTAAAGATATTGGAATTTTGGTTGTGAATTGTAGCTTGTTTAATCCGACACCATCTTTGTCAGCCATGATTGTAAATAAATACAAgttaagggggaatattaggAGCTTTAATTTAGGGGGAATGGGGTGTAGTGCAGGGGTGATTGCCATCGATTTAGCTAAGGATATGCTGCAAGTTCATGGGAATACATATGCGGTTGTGGTGAGCACTGAAAATATTACGCAGAATTGGTACTCTGGGAACAAGAAATCGATGTTGATACCGAATTGTTTGTTTCGAGTCGGGGGTTCGGCTGTTTTGTTGTCGAATATGAGTAAAGATAAGAGGGGGGCAAAGTACAAGCTTGTTCATGTCGTGAGGACTCATAAAGGCTCTGATGATAAGGCGTTTCGGTGTGTGTATCAGGAGCAGGATGATTCAGGGAAGACGGGTGTTTCTCTGTCGAAGGATCTTATGGCTATTGCCGGTGGGGCGCTCAAGACTAATATCACCACTTTGGGTCCTTTAGTACTGCCTGTCAGTGAGCAACTTTTGTTCTTTGTAAAATTGATACTTAAGAAGTTTCTTAACAAAAATGTGAAGCCTTATATCCCGGATTTTAAGTTGGCATTCGATCATTTCTGCATACATGCTGGGggaagggctgtgattgatgaGCTGGAGAAGAACCTGCAGTTGCTGCCGGTCCACGTGGAGGCTTCCAGGATGACACTGCACCGATTTGGAAACACTTCTTCGAGCTCCGTTTGGTATGAGCTGGCTTATATTGAAGCAAAAGGGAGGATTCGTAGGGGTCACAGAGTGTGGCAGATTGCTTTCGGAAGTGGTTTCAAATGTAATAGTGCAGTGTGGGAAGCCATCCAGAATGTTAAACCATCTAAAAATGGGCCTTGGGCAGATTGTATCAGCAGGTACCCCGTAAAAGTAGTTTCTTAG
- the LOC140982627 gene encoding uncharacterized protein isoform X3, giving the protein MRKLRDAGTSENTTLLIAADTVVVYKGVIREKPSSKEEARQFLNDYSGGHAATVSSVLVTNLSSGFRKGDWDKVEIYFHDIPESAIDKLIEEGNVLNVAGGLIIEHPLILTYVKEVVGETDSVMGLPKALTRRLIDEVL; this is encoded by the exons ATGAGAAAACTTCGGGATGCTGGAACCTCAGAGAATACTACACTTCTCATAGCAGCTGATACT GTGGTGGTGTATAAAGGTGTGATCAGGGAAAAACCTTCCAGCAAAGAAGAAGCACGTCAATTCCTTAATG ATTATTCTGGTGGACATGCAGCAACTGTGAGTTCTGTTCTTGTTACAAACCTTAGCAGTGGATTTAGAAAAGGAGATTGGGACAAAGTGGAG atttattttcatgatataccAGAATCGGCAATAGATAAACTG ATTGAAGAAGGAAATGTGCTCAATGTAGCTGGAGGGCTTATTATTGAACATCCTCTCATATTAACATATGTGAAAGAAGTG GTTGGTGAAACTGATAGTGTAATGGGACTCCCGAAAGCGCTTACGCGAAGACTAATTGACGAGGTTCTGTAG